The sequence TTCCCTGGGTGTCACCGTCGTCGTTGATGAAACCATGCTCGATACCGTCACGGGATTGAGCGGGAGCGGCCCCGCCTATGCCTTCAAGATGATCGAGGCACTGGTGGACGCCGGCGTGAAATTGGGCCTGCCTCATGATATCGCGACCCTGCTCACGGCACAGACCATCCTCGGTGCCGCACGGCTCTGCCTTGAAAGCGGGAAGAGCCCTGCCCAGTTGACGGACCTGATAACCTCACCCGGGGGGACCACCATCGCCGGCCTAGCAGTCCTGGAAAAAGGTGATTTCCGTTCCACGGTCATGGGCGCCGTTGAAGCGGCCGCGGCCCGCTCCCGGGAACTGGGAAAGGTCTCCCCGTAAGTAAGGTCTCTGGACGACGAGAAAGGCGAAGGGCTTTCTTAAATTTTTCAAAGGTATGAAAATATTGTCATTCCCGCGAATGCGGGAATCCATTTTTTTCAGGAACTTTAACAACCATCTGGATTCCGGATATCCGCTGACGCGGATTCCGGAATGACAAAAAGTATGCTGGTTCCGGAATGACAAAAAGTATGCTGGTTTTGGAATGACAAAAAGATATGGATTCGGGAACGACAAATGATGTGCGGTCGCATATCACGAGTAACGATTTTGAAAGAGAGGTATCCATGACGAAAAAGGTCCTTGTCCCGATAGCAGATGGAACCGAAGAGGTCGAAGCCGTTTCCCTCATCGACGTGTTGCGGCGGGCCGGCGCCGAGGTGACGGTGGCTTCCGTTGACGCCCAGCAGATATCATCGTCGCGCGATGTCCGGATCGTTGCCGACTGTCTTCTGAAAGACTGTGCTGATGGGATATTCGACCTTATCGCCCTGCCGGGAGGGTTACCGGGTGCCGAGCACCTCCGCGATTCTAAGGAACTCACGCGCCTGTTGAAAGAACAGAAAGAGAGCGGCCGTCTCTACGGGGCCATCTGCGCCTCCCCTGCCGTTGTGCTGAAACATCATGGGCTTCTGGGAACGAAGCAGGCCACGGCCCATCCCTACTTCTCCGATGAACTGGACAACAGGGAACGTATCGACATGCCCGTGGTGGTCGACGGGAACTGCATCACCAGCCGGGGCGTGGGAACGGCCCTGCTCTTCGCGCTGAAACTGGTTGAGCTCCTGTATGAAAAGGAAAAGGCCGGCGAGATCGCCGGCCAACTGGTCATGCAGGATTATTGAAAGGATATGATCATCAGTCTATGATTTGAAAAGATCATAAAGGATGCTGACGATATTCTTTTTCCCTTTTTCTCCCGCTTCAGAATGAGCGTTCTCGGGTTCCTGACGGGGGCCTTCCTCCGGTGCGGCACGTTCCTCCTGTGCCGCCGGCTCTTCATGGCTCTCCGTGGCCCCTTCCTTCTTGACAGCCTGGCCTGCTCCTCCCGATCGCCGGCGTCGCGGTCGGGGACGCTTGCGTTTCCGCGCGGGCTCAACAGGCGCGGCCTTTTTACCCGGTTCCGGTCTCACCGTTTCGATCTCAGCCAGTTCAATGCCTTCCACCAGTTCGATCTCCGGTTCCGGCCCCTTCTCCACCACTTCGATGTCCGAATCACCCCAGATCATGTCGGAACAACCTGAAATATAGATCGACACGTCGTAGAGGCTTTCCAGCTTGCTCAATTCGCTTCGCTTCTGGTTGAGCAGATAATCGCTGACCTCATGGGGAAGGGTTATTTTGATCGCCGTGGAATTTCGTTCCACCGCCCGCGATTTTATTCTCCGGAAGGTGCTGAGGGCCGTATACTCGATGGAGGGCCGCATGCCGCTCCCCTTGCAGTGGGGACACATGCTGTAACTGATCTCCTGGATGGTCGACTGTTTCTTCTGCCGGGACAGTTCGAGAATGCCGAACCGCGATATCTTCGAAAGCTGGATCCGTGCCCTGTCGAGAGCAAGGGCGTTCTTGAAGGTCTTTTCCACCTCGGCGTTATGCTTTCGTTCCTTCATGTCTATGAAATCAATGACGATCAGCCCTCCCAGGTCGCGCAGCCTGAGCTGTCTCGCGATCTCCACGGCCGC is a genomic window of Deltaproteobacteria bacterium containing:
- a CDS encoding DJ-1/PfpI family protein, which encodes MTKKVLVPIADGTEEVEAVSLIDVLRRAGAEVTVASVDAQQISSSRDVRIVADCLLKDCADGIFDLIALPGGLPGAEHLRDSKELTRLLKEQKESGRLYGAICASPAVVLKHHGLLGTKQATAHPYFSDELDNRERIDMPVVVDGNCITSRGVGTALLFALKLVELLYEKEKAGEIAGQLVMQDY